Proteins from a single region of Sandaracinaceae bacterium:
- a CDS encoding FAD-dependent monooxygenase, protein MRCVVVGAGFAGSAAALFLSRAGHEVTLLEAVPDPSPVGAGIMLQPTGMHVLAELGLAEPIVRAGHRVDALRGLTHTGRRLFQLPYQARGPELFGLGLHRGVLFQTLFDAARAECAHVRLGVAVQRLGPTGCVVASDGEQLGPFDLIVVADGARSQIRAADFPGARDVPYPWGALWFVAEDPEGRYRGELLQCVRGAREMVGMLPTGLAPSGDTPLVSLFVSTRVRDAEVVRAEGVAAFRERVLRVAPMAEPILDQLPSTEALLFAGYRDVRFTRWNAGNVVFIGDAAHAMSPQLGQGSNLALVDALVLSRCIAARPDEVELALEAYSAERRAHLRFYQRMTRWLTPFFQSDSTLLGWARDLGFPLGAALPPLREQMVATMCGGKLGMLRGSLPAGSYVPRLGAGNDDTRERDVAAR, encoded by the coding sequence GGCACGAGGTGACCCTGCTGGAGGCCGTGCCCGACCCGAGCCCCGTGGGCGCCGGCATCATGCTGCAGCCCACGGGCATGCACGTGTTGGCGGAGCTGGGGCTGGCCGAGCCCATCGTGCGCGCGGGTCACCGCGTGGACGCCCTGCGTGGGCTGACGCACACGGGTCGACGGCTGTTCCAGCTACCGTACCAGGCTCGTGGGCCCGAGCTGTTCGGGCTGGGGCTGCACCGCGGCGTGCTGTTTCAGACGCTCTTCGACGCGGCGCGGGCCGAGTGCGCGCATGTTCGCTTGGGGGTCGCCGTGCAGCGTCTCGGACCCACGGGGTGCGTGGTGGCGAGCGACGGAGAACAGCTGGGGCCCTTCGACCTGATCGTCGTGGCCGACGGAGCGCGCTCGCAGATTCGGGCGGCGGACTTCCCCGGCGCGCGGGACGTGCCCTACCCCTGGGGCGCGCTGTGGTTCGTCGCGGAGGACCCCGAGGGGCGCTACCGCGGGGAGCTGCTGCAGTGCGTGAGAGGGGCCCGCGAGATGGTCGGGATGCTGCCGACGGGACTCGCACCCAGTGGGGACACGCCGTTGGTCAGCCTGTTCGTGAGCACGCGGGTACGTGATGCCGAGGTCGTGCGCGCCGAGGGGGTGGCCGCGTTCCGCGAGCGCGTGCTGCGCGTGGCGCCCATGGCCGAGCCCATCTTGGACCAGCTGCCCAGCACGGAGGCGCTGCTGTTCGCGGGCTATCGCGACGTGCGCTTCACGCGCTGGAACGCCGGCAACGTGGTGTTCATCGGCGACGCCGCGCACGCCATGAGCCCCCAGCTGGGTCAGGGCAGCAACCTGGCGCTGGTCGACGCGCTGGTGCTCAGCCGGTGCATCGCCGCGCGGCCGGATGAAGTGGAGCTGGCGCTCGAGGCGTACAGCGCGGAGCGTCGCGCCCACCTCCGCTTCTATCAGCGCATGACGCGCTGGCTCACGCCGTTCTTCCAGTCGGACTCGACGCTGCTCGGGTGGGCCCGCGACCTGGGCTTCCCGCTGGGGGCCGCCCTGCCCCCGCTGCGCGAGCAGATGGTGGCCACGATGTGCGGCGGCAAGCTGGGCATGTTGCGCGGCAGCCTGCCCGCCGGGAGCTACGTGCCGCGCCTGGGTGCGGGGAACGACGACACGCGCGAACGCGACGTCGCGGCGCGTTGA